The following is a genomic window from Geminicoccaceae bacterium.
TCGAATCGATCGACATCATTCACAGGTTGTGGACGGAAGACCCGCCGCACTCGATCCGGGGAGAATACTGGCAGATCGAGCAGCCCGAGTGGCATGTCCCGGAATTCGGCCTGGGTGTGTTTCCGAAACCCTACCAGAAGCCCTTTCCTCCGGTGGCGATTGCCTCGATGAGCCCGTTTCCGTTCCTTGCCAGGGAAGCCGCCGGACGGGACTGGTCGGTCATCAGTGCCAATTTCATTCCCGAGGACAGCGTCGCCACCCACTGGCAGCGCTATGTCCAGGGATGCGAGGAAAATGGCATCGAGCCGAACGGCGCGAAATGGAGGGTCGCGCGTACCATCCTCGTCACCGAGACCGACGCGGAGGCGGAACGATACCTGCAACAGCCCGGCTGCGCCCCGCGCTACTATTTCGACTACCTCTCGTCCCTGATGAAGAAGGCTGGCTTCTCGCAGGTCATGAAGGGACTGCGCAAGGACATGAGCGACGCCGACCTCACTCCCGACTGGTGCATCAACGAAGTCGTCATCGCCGGCAGTCCCGCGACGGTTGCCGACAGGATCAACGCTCTGCGCGACCGCATCGGCCCGTTCGGCACCATCATTCTGGGCGGCATCGACTGGGATGACAAACCCCTGTGGCGCAACTCCATCAAACTCTTCGCCGAACAGGTCCTGCCACGGCTGAACTGATCCGCCCCCGTCGCCGGAGCGGGACGCGATCTAGTCCGGACGCAGCTCGACCCGGACCCGGCTCGATGTCGACTGGGCGATGCCGATGCCGAGCACGACG
Proteins encoded in this region:
- a CDS encoding LLM class flavin-dependent oxidoreductase, coding for MHSGLFMMPLHPASKDYHQVLEEDLEAIVHADRVGLDEVWLGEHFSCQTEPVTSPLMFMAQAIPQTGRIKLCSGVLNLPQQHPAVVAGFAAMFDHLCKGRFVMGIGPGGLPSDFELFKLNDAMERGRRMLESIDIIHRLWTEDPPHSIRGEYWQIEQPEWHVPEFGLGVFPKPYQKPFPPVAIASMSPFPFLAREAAGRDWSVISANFIPEDSVATHWQRYVQGCEENGIEPNGAKWRVARTILVTETDAEAERYLQQPGCAPRYYFDYLSSLMKKAGFSQVMKGLRKDMSDADLTPDWCINEVVIAGSPATVADRINALRDRIGPFGTIILGGIDWDDKPLWRNSIKLFAEQVLPRLN